From a region of the uncultured Desulfobacter sp. genome:
- a CDS encoding porin family protein, with protein MKKLCLVTLVFLCLQAMAFGQEGSDPGSVAQGIELFKIGQFKQAYQMLLDLSDKESNNPDLNFYLGRAAFESGNFEMAIMVFERILIFAPGHDRIKLELARAFYAIGDTNTARRYCREVLAADPPETVKKNIKAFMARIDKSEQTHFFHGSVTAGVDWNDNVWSSPSSQIIDTAIGDVTLSGPSARETEDWFFYTALSLDHTYRFLRTPWAWKTDGSFFSGWYDKTHALDIRYGEILTGIQHISGRRKLGLKILTRQIGLDNERYMDSMGGQATMDYVFSPSLMVRTGMTVEQKNYPDLSAMDSNNLSLDADLVVLKFNTWFDMGVGLEREDAQDDEYGYKRLRFNFSASRFLFNKVNGFLNYEFRMTNYDEPGFLFVERRKDNQHTLSFGLSRKLWQRSGRPDQYCELRLKYQRIWAFSNQDLYEYTQDLVQTSLVYNF; from the coding sequence ATGAAAAAGCTGTGTCTTGTTACGTTGGTCTTTCTTTGTTTGCAGGCGATGGCGTTTGGGCAGGAAGGTTCGGATCCGGGCAGTGTTGCCCAAGGAATTGAATTGTTTAAAATCGGGCAGTTTAAGCAGGCGTACCAAATGCTGCTTGATCTGTCGGATAAGGAATCTAACAATCCTGACCTCAATTTTTATTTGGGCCGCGCTGCTTTTGAATCCGGTAATTTTGAGATGGCAATCATGGTATTCGAGCGCATTTTAATTTTTGCACCCGGCCATGACAGGATCAAGCTCGAACTGGCCCGTGCATTTTATGCCATCGGTGACACCAATACAGCCAGACGATATTGCCGGGAGGTACTTGCAGCAGACCCTCCTGAAACCGTCAAGAAAAACATCAAGGCCTTCATGGCCAGGATCGACAAGTCCGAGCAGACCCATTTTTTTCATGGCAGTGTTACCGCCGGAGTGGATTGGAATGATAATGTCTGGTCATCCCCATCCAGTCAGATTATTGATACCGCGATCGGTGATGTGACGCTCTCTGGCCCCTCTGCCCGGGAGACCGAAGACTGGTTCTTTTATACGGCGCTAAGCCTTGATCATACCTATCGGTTTCTTCGCACGCCCTGGGCTTGGAAGACAGACGGCTCTTTTTTTTCCGGGTGGTACGATAAGACCCATGCTCTTGATATCCGTTATGGGGAAATATTAACCGGAATTCAGCATATTTCCGGCCGGCGCAAGCTTGGATTGAAAATATTGACCCGGCAGATTGGTCTTGACAATGAGCGGTATATGGACAGCATGGGGGGGCAGGCGACTATGGATTATGTGTTTTCTCCTTCACTCATGGTCCGTACCGGCATGACCGTTGAACAAAAAAATTATCCTGATCTCTCCGCGATGGACAGCAACAACCTGAGCCTTGACGCAGATTTGGTTGTTTTAAAGTTCAATACCTGGTTTGACATGGGGGTGGGCCTGGAACGAGAAGATGCTCAGGACGATGAATATGGGTACAAACGGTTGCGCTTTAATTTTTCAGCCTCCCGATTTTTATTCAACAAGGTGAACGGCTTTTTAAATTATGAATTTCGGATGACCAATTATGATGAACCGGGTTTTTTGTTTGTCGAAAGAAGAAAGGATAACCAGCATACGCTCTCCTTTGGGCTGTCCAGAAAATTGTGGCAGCGCTCCGGTCGGCCGGACCAGTACTGTGAGCTACGGTTAAAATATCAACGTATCTGGGCATTTTCAAACCAGGATCTCTATGAATATACACAGGATCTTGTCCAGACCAGTCTCGTGTATAATTTTTAA
- a CDS encoding adenylate/guanylate cyclase domain-containing protein yields the protein MLKDLSFSWPAFFLGCGLTAATCTILYLCGGEKPSLIAAVDNRTMDIMFRIRGVSNDSGQVVIVDIDEKSLSILGQWPWSRNIMAKITDHLIQSGVRAIGYDILFAEQDRSSPAYFFSHLDKKTALEIPENLVQTLGADPALDYDQMFATSLSRGPTILGYGFQFVDDGLKSNDAQPFPSGVIRLDPATLQFDRISLIPAFRAVLNHSSVSASQSEGFINVLTDDSGLARQVPLVMVMNNIPYSSLALEVFRVGMNIPDMTIHASSRIKANLQPVLGLSLGDRFIPTDSIGQIFVNYRGPSGTFDYISAVDVLEKKRVPELKDKFVFIGASATGLLDLKATPFGSAVPGVEINATIVDNLIQSDAFTYDRMTEIGLNYTLIVLNGLALTLVLCFLGPVAGGVATAGFLICMMLGNYFYFFLNHQYVGISLPLISSIFILLVMSIFKAFREGKSRRFIQSAFSRYVAPDVVDHLIKTPKALSLTGQEKILTVMFCDIRGFTTLSEKMTPQQLGRFMNQFLTAMSEKIMENSGTVDKFIGDAVMAFWGAPKSDPEHAEHAVHTALQFKGVLENLARTWEKKGLSGVSVGVGINTGPVSVGNFGSLQRFDYTVMGDNVNLASRLEGANKNYGTSILISKATRDLIQEKFFCRFVDKVQVKGRQQPEDLYEPLCQGLPSQDIIDEIRVFEQGVEAFQQADFKQAKKIFSQLDQTNPCRLYLSYLDRINGYLESSVPPGWDGAERRERLPVVNRLTTK from the coding sequence ATGTTAAAAGATCTCTCTTTTTCCTGGCCCGCATTTTTTCTCGGCTGCGGCCTGACTGCTGCAACCTGTACAATCCTTTACCTGTGCGGTGGTGAAAAACCTTCCTTGATCGCAGCCGTTGACAACCGGACCATGGATATCATGTTTCGGATCAGAGGCGTATCAAATGACTCGGGTCAGGTCGTCATTGTGGACATTGATGAAAAAAGCCTTTCAATACTTGGCCAGTGGCCCTGGTCCCGGAATATCATGGCCAAAATTACCGATCATCTGATTCAAAGCGGTGTGCGTGCCATTGGATATGATATTTTGTTTGCTGAACAGGACCGGAGTTCTCCGGCCTACTTTTTTTCTCATCTGGATAAGAAAACAGCCCTTGAAATTCCTGAAAATCTGGTCCAAACATTGGGCGCGGATCCGGCCCTGGATTATGACCAAATGTTTGCAACTTCGCTTTCCCGGGGGCCCACAATCCTGGGGTATGGGTTTCAGTTTGTGGACGACGGATTGAAATCCAACGATGCCCAGCCCTTTCCCTCGGGTGTAATCCGCCTGGACCCTGCAACCTTGCAATTTGACAGGATCTCTTTGATCCCGGCTTTCAGGGCGGTACTTAACCACTCATCTGTGAGCGCATCCCAAAGCGAGGGGTTCATCAATGTGCTCACGGATGATTCCGGGCTCGCCCGCCAGGTGCCCCTTGTCATGGTGATGAACAATATCCCCTATTCATCTTTGGCTTTGGAGGTATTCAGGGTGGGTATGAATATTCCTGATATGACCATTCACGCATCCTCCCGGATTAAAGCTAACTTGCAGCCAGTCCTTGGGTTGTCCCTGGGTGACCGGTTTATACCCACGGACAGTATCGGGCAGATTTTTGTCAATTACAGGGGGCCTTCAGGGACGTTTGATTATATCAGTGCCGTCGATGTCCTGGAAAAAAAACGTGTGCCGGAATTGAAAGATAAATTTGTGTTTATTGGGGCTTCGGCCACTGGGCTTTTGGATCTTAAGGCCACTCCTTTTGGGTCCGCAGTCCCCGGGGTGGAGATAAATGCCACGATTGTGGACAATTTGATCCAATCAGACGCGTTTACCTATGACCGGATGACGGAGATCGGGCTCAATTATACCCTGATTGTGCTAAACGGCCTTGCTTTGACCCTTGTTCTGTGTTTCTTGGGCCCTGTGGCCGGTGGCGTTGCAACGGCAGGCTTTTTAATTTGTATGATGTTAGGAAATTATTTTTATTTTTTTTTAAATCATCAGTACGTGGGGATCAGTTTGCCGTTGATCTCTTCGATATTCATTCTTCTTGTCATGAGCATTTTTAAGGCCTTCAGGGAAGGCAAATCCAGGCGTTTTATCCAGAGTGCCTTTTCCCGGTATGTGGCCCCGGATGTGGTTGACCATTTGATCAAAACCCCCAAAGCTCTTTCCTTAACCGGCCAGGAAAAAATATTGACGGTAATGTTTTGTGACATTCGGGGGTTTACAACCCTGTCGGAGAAGATGACGCCCCAGCAGTTAGGCCGTTTCATGAATCAGTTTCTTACGGCCATGAGTGAAAAAATTATGGAAAACAGCGGCACCGTAGACAAGTTCATCGGAGATGCCGTCATGGCCTTTTGGGGTGCCCCCAAATCTGATCCGGAGCATGCTGAACATGCTGTTCACACAGCTCTTCAATTTAAAGGTGTTCTGGAAAATTTGGCCCGGACATGGGAAAAAAAGGGGCTTTCTGGCGTATCCGTTGGTGTAGGAATTAACACCGGGCCTGTGAGCGTCGGTAATTTCGGCAGTCTTCAACGGTTCGACTATACCGTCATGGGGGATAATGTAAACCTGGCATCGCGTCTGGAAGGGGCAAATAAAAATTACGGCACATCCATTTTGATTTCAAAAGCAACCAGGGATCTGATTCAAGAGAAGTTCTTTTGCCGGTTTGTTGATAAAGTACAGGTTAAGGGTAGGCAGCAGCCCGAAGATTTGTATGAGCCCTTGTGCCAGGGCTTGCCTTCCCAGGATATTATTGACGAGATTCGTGTGTTTGAACAGGGTGTTGAGGCCTTTCAGCAGGCGGATTTTAAACAGGCAAAAAAAATCTTTTCGCAATTGGATCAGACCAATCCCTGCCGGCTTTACCTGTCTTATCTGGATCGGATCAACGGTTATCTGGAATCGTCAGTTCCTCCAGGCTGGGACGGTGCTGAACGCCGGGAGCGGTTGCCGGTAGTAAATCGGCTCACCACTAAGTAG
- a CDS encoding TIGR00266 family protein: MHCHEVDYEIFGDDMQAVEVELDPGETVIAEAGAMNWMEQGIAFEAKMGDGSEADKGLMGKLFSAGKRALTGESLFLTHFTNQGQGKKRVAFSAPYPGKIIPVDMAAVGGQLICQKDAFLCAALGTKVSITFNQKLGAGFFGGEGFILQRLEGDGMAFVHAGGTIVKKELNGEKLMVDTGCIVAFSQGIDYDIQRAGGLKSMFFGGEGLFLATLKGHGSVYLQSLPFSRLADRIISHAPSAGGSSQGEGSVLGGLGRLLDGD, encoded by the coding sequence ATGCATTGCCATGAAGTGGATTACGAAATTTTTGGAGATGATATGCAAGCCGTTGAGGTGGAATTGGATCCCGGAGAAACCGTGATTGCCGAGGCCGGTGCCATGAACTGGATGGAACAAGGTATCGCTTTTGAGGCAAAAATGGGGGACGGCTCTGAAGCAGACAAAGGGCTGATGGGTAAGCTTTTTAGTGCAGGCAAGCGTGCGCTCACCGGTGAAAGCCTGTTTCTCACCCATTTTACAAACCAGGGCCAGGGCAAAAAAAGAGTGGCTTTTTCCGCACCCTATCCTGGGAAAATTATTCCCGTTGACATGGCAGCCGTTGGCGGACAGTTAATTTGCCAGAAAGATGCATTTTTGTGTGCAGCCCTTGGCACAAAAGTATCCATTACCTTTAACCAGAAACTTGGGGCTGGTTTTTTCGGTGGAGAAGGATTCATTCTTCAGCGACTGGAAGGGGACGGCATGGCATTTGTTCATGCCGGCGGTACCATCGTTAAAAAAGAGTTAAATGGTGAAAAGTTGATGGTGGACACCGGCTGTATAGTGGCCTTTTCCCAGGGAATTGATTATGATATCCAGCGAGCGGGCGGACTTAAATCCATGTTTTTCGGGGGAGAAGGGCTGTTTCTGGCGACACTGAAAGGCCACGGCAGCGTTTATCTGCAAAGCCTGCCTTTCTCCCGCCTGGCAGACCGTATCATCAGCCATGCACCGAGTGCCGGGGGCTCATCCCAAGGTGAAGGCTCCGTCTTAGGCGGACTTGGGCGCCTGTTGGATGGAGATTAA
- a CDS encoding transferrin-binding protein-like solute binding protein — protein sequence MIKYKIIGWFILSVLTFPVLCMGNQDDFIGKVVAVRGAVMAVEEDGQKRALRLNAQVFRRDVIETGTGRVQLMFQDNTLITLGRNTKMALAAYEWDPENKKAAMETQIREGSFRIMGGAITRMAPEKFKTTSVSGTIGIRGSMYAGNLRGTRLTVLFHGGKGIYVQNRAGRVNIRRPGFATRVERGDKAPASPTRMSTADLMELDVLLSSDQAGQGEQGEQDYGDTEVADNSQTGTQEADGTQETESTSDDGGDVLASDSDGSSQLADDSETFDTSLSTDTVSDTASVVSETTTDSGQTSLEEDATASVENQDVLDHLKSLGFTGAPSTNVPTTGLWKYTGTMVSTLEKEDLQDAMTFVVNWDNRRIMVFEEFTTGSTNQGIGFGFGEVADSGEIYNVVVLGSDAFSEGPVFALDGTQTFGWFYGTSQEAVGLAMEGEDVNIQDQTDTSPWSDTLAGTLSGMLSNSYSGIETWSGFFTGVGEDMSDPLTDRHVFLNYDKDGFSFTINKDNGTFQGVMYGYDINGSSSISDMIIGGNTSNSAYLTDRILAATLSGSNVIYNSSGTASLKAYGNYMVTAKDPQLSSYTTWGYWEAAYVDPATANDYHIHIPGSFWISGVVTDPAVVQGLIDNKFSAVYQGKAQGVMFSETMALNKLTNGTTNLSIDFGAPKISGSIDFDEVSLVLDYGYISSSGFSGQIQGATTSQLSGAFYGSNAQGIGGNFSAEINKTNYLGIFAGDR from the coding sequence ATGATAAAATATAAAATTATTGGATGGTTTATATTATCGGTACTGACCTTTCCTGTATTGTGTATGGGCAATCAGGATGATTTTATCGGAAAAGTTGTGGCCGTTCGGGGGGCGGTGATGGCTGTGGAGGAAGATGGGCAAAAAAGAGCTCTTCGCCTTAATGCCCAGGTGTTTCGCCGGGATGTTATTGAAACGGGCACCGGGCGGGTTCAGCTCATGTTCCAGGATAATACCCTGATCACCCTAGGCCGTAATACAAAGATGGCGCTTGCTGCCTATGAATGGGATCCTGAAAATAAAAAAGCCGCGATGGAGACCCAGATCAGGGAAGGCAGTTTCAGGATTATGGGGGGGGCTATTACCCGGATGGCGCCTGAAAAATTTAAAACGACATCCGTTTCCGGGACCATCGGTATCCGGGGCTCCATGTATGCCGGAAATCTTCGGGGCACCCGATTAACGGTCCTGTTTCACGGCGGCAAGGGGATTTACGTCCAGAACCGGGCCGGTCGGGTCAACATCCGCCGTCCCGGCTTTGCCACCCGGGTGGAGCGCGGGGATAAAGCACCGGCATCTCCCACAAGAATGTCGACCGCTGACTTGATGGAACTTGATGTGCTTTTATCGTCTGACCAGGCAGGGCAGGGTGAACAAGGAGAACAGGACTATGGCGATACCGAGGTTGCCGACAATTCCCAGACCGGGACACAAGAGGCTGATGGAACCCAGGAGACGGAAAGCACCTCGGATGACGGGGGTGACGTTTTGGCATCGGACAGTGATGGGTCTTCCCAGTTGGCTGACGATTCTGAGACCTTCGACACATCCCTTTCCACGGATACCGTTTCAGACACCGCATCGGTGGTATCGGAGACAACAACAGACTCCGGCCAGACATCTCTGGAGGAAGACGCAACGGCTTCAGTGGAAAATCAGGATGTTCTTGACCATCTTAAATCCCTTGGATTTACAGGTGCCCCGTCTACGAATGTACCCACTACCGGATTGTGGAAATACACTGGTACCATGGTAAGTACATTGGAGAAGGAAGATCTTCAGGATGCTATGACATTTGTTGTTAACTGGGATAATCGCCGCATTATGGTTTTTGAGGAGTTTACTACCGGTTCAACCAATCAGGGTATCGGGTTCGGTTTTGGGGAAGTTGCTGATTCCGGAGAAATTTATAATGTGGTGGTATTGGGTTCGGATGCATTTTCTGAAGGCCCTGTTTTTGCTTTGGACGGCACCCAAACATTCGGATGGTTTTATGGCACTTCCCAGGAAGCTGTGGGTCTTGCCATGGAAGGGGAGGATGTCAATATTCAGGATCAGACCGACACATCACCCTGGTCCGACACATTAGCCGGTACACTTTCAGGCATGCTCTCCAATTCCTATTCCGGAATTGAAACCTGGTCCGGTTTTTTTACCGGTGTTGGGGAGGATATGAGTGACCCCTTAACGGACCGCCATGTGTTTTTAAATTATGATAAAGATGGATTTTCCTTTACCATTAACAAGGACAACGGCACTTTCCAGGGTGTCATGTACGGATACGATATAAACGGGTCTTCCAGCATAAGTGACATGATTATTGGCGGGAACACTTCCAATTCAGCTTATCTGACGGACAGGATTCTGGCCGCAACCTTGAGTGGCAGCAATGTCATATATAACAGCAGCGGCACAGCCTCTTTAAAGGCCTATGGCAACTATATGGTCACGGCCAAAGATCCCCAGCTTTCTTCGTACACCACTTGGGGGTACTGGGAAGCTGCGTATGTTGATCCTGCCACAGCCAATGATTATCACATCCATATTCCCGGTTCTTTCTGGATTTCCGGTGTAGTCACGGATCCTGCTGTGGTGCAAGGGCTGATCGATAATAAATTTTCTGCCGTTTACCAGGGAAAGGCCCAAGGTGTAATGTTCAGTGAGACCATGGCTTTGAACAAACTAACCAATGGAACTACCAATTTAAGTATTGATTTTGGTGCCCCGAAAATTTCGGGTTCAATTGATTTTGATGAGGTTTCCCTTGTTCTTGATTACGGCTATATTAGCTCTTCGGGTTTTTCCGGCCAAATTCAAGGGGCAACAACAAGTCAATTATCCGGAGCCTTTTACGGTTCCAACGCACAAGGTATCGGGGGGAATTTTTCAGCCGAAATTAACAAAACCAATTACCTTGGTATTTTTGCCGGAGACCGGTAA
- a CDS encoding DNA translocase FtsK 4TM domain-containing protein, whose protein sequence is MKKELFGIFLIFLIILTSVSLFSYHAADPCVGNHFFSFPDHVNNLFGLIGAHIAGLFVFLFGIGALWVPLILCLLGLWLIRKKSRKVLWQTLAGALILMVTTGSIFFLFNETYAFSDTTISAGGKVGGWLATGLLKYANITGCAILLFFLVLLGVILITGISLKDVLNVVWRWLVRFSRTMAQDLAEGAGHLKQTFEDRRQERKAVRLARAEKLKALTVLPRFKEKIGRNGVASAMDTPDLFSTPEANENVIQEKSDDPAPRPVAVSSPKKKSKTEKSDGPTIVAIETDDKEYVADSRLKDIRETPDFVLPTLSFLDEKQKIRRQIDTDELQNKASILENKLADFNVKGEVVEILPGPVITTFEYRPAPGIKLSKIVGLSDDLALALAAISIRIVAPIPGRDVVGIEIPNDERELVNLREMIASKEFVQSKSLLTLGLGKDLLGQPVATKMDKMPHLLIAGATGTGKSVGLNAMIISLLYKATPDEVKLIMIDPKRIELSVYNDIPHLITPVVTDMKKATNALFWAVREMERRYELLELSGLRNIAQFNAMVDERLRDIAPDTSPEDIVLPGGLPLERLPFIVVIVDELGDLMMVASKDVEYALTRLAQMARAAGIHLIIATQRPSADVLTGTIKANFPTRLSFQTSSKIDGRIIIDQGGPESLLGNGDMLFCPPGTGKIMRIQGAFISEKEIGRITSFLKDQRQPDYNEEVIQGDDDGQEKVFDESEYDEKYDEAVALVTTDRQASISYVQRRLRVGYNRAARLIEMMEHEGIVGPQIGSKPREILVKSYDEEKIS, encoded by the coding sequence ATGAAAAAAGAACTGTTCGGCATTTTTTTAATATTTCTGATTATTCTGACATCGGTAAGCCTTTTTTCATATCATGCTGCTGATCCGTGTGTGGGGAATCACTTTTTTTCTTTTCCAGATCATGTGAACAATCTATTCGGCCTGATCGGGGCCCATATTGCCGGGCTGTTTGTATTTTTGTTCGGCATTGGTGCCCTGTGGGTGCCTTTGATTCTCTGTCTTTTAGGCCTTTGGCTGATCAGAAAAAAATCCCGGAAAGTTCTGTGGCAGACCCTGGCTGGGGCATTGATTTTGATGGTCACCACGGGCAGTATATTTTTTCTGTTTAATGAGACCTATGCATTTTCCGACACAACGATTTCCGCCGGGGGAAAAGTCGGCGGCTGGCTTGCAACGGGGTTGCTTAAATATGCTAATATAACCGGGTGTGCCATATTATTATTCTTTTTGGTGTTGTTGGGCGTTATTCTGATTACCGGTATTTCTTTAAAAGATGTGTTGAATGTTGTCTGGCGTTGGCTGGTCCGGTTTTCCCGGACAATGGCCCAGGATCTGGCCGAAGGTGCCGGGCATTTAAAGCAGACTTTTGAAGATAGAAGGCAGGAGAGAAAAGCCGTCAGGCTTGCCCGGGCTGAAAAGCTAAAAGCCTTGACCGTTCTGCCAAGATTCAAAGAAAAAATTGGCAGGAATGGTGTTGCATCTGCAATGGATACGCCCGATCTTTTTTCTACCCCGGAAGCAAACGAGAACGTGATTCAAGAAAAATCTGATGATCCTGCGCCACGTCCCGTCGCCGTGTCTTCACCTAAAAAGAAATCCAAAACGGAAAAATCCGATGGCCCCACCATTGTGGCGATAGAAACCGATGACAAAGAGTATGTGGCGGATTCACGCCTGAAAGATATCAGAGAAACCCCGGATTTTGTTTTGCCCACGTTGTCTTTTTTGGATGAAAAACAAAAAATTCGTCGTCAGATCGACACGGATGAACTCCAGAACAAGGCAAGTATCCTGGAAAATAAGCTGGCGGATTTTAATGTTAAAGGTGAAGTGGTGGAAATTCTTCCCGGACCTGTGATCACCACCTTTGAGTACCGTCCGGCCCCTGGCATAAAGTTGTCAAAAATCGTAGGACTTTCTGATGATCTCGCCCTTGCCCTTGCCGCCATCTCCATACGTATTGTGGCACCGATCCCGGGCCGGGATGTGGTGGGTATAGAGATTCCCAACGATGAGCGGGAACTTGTAAATTTACGGGAAATGATTGCATCCAAAGAGTTTGTCCAGTCCAAATCTTTACTAACCCTTGGGCTGGGTAAGGATCTTTTGGGGCAGCCTGTGGCAACCAAGATGGATAAAATGCCCCATCTGCTCATCGCCGGTGCCACCGGCACGGGTAAAAGTGTGGGGCTCAATGCCATGATCATCAGCTTGTTGTATAAGGCCACCCCTGATGAGGTCAAATTGATCATGATTGACCCCAAGCGAATTGAACTTTCCGTGTATAATGATATTCCCCATCTGATTACCCCGGTGGTCACGGATATGAAAAAAGCCACCAATGCGCTTTTCTGGGCTGTTCGGGAAATGGAGCGCCGGTATGAACTGCTGGAATTATCGGGCCTAAGAAATATAGCGCAATTCAATGCAATGGTTGATGAACGGCTTCGGGATATTGCACCGGACACCTCTCCCGAGGATATTGTTCTACCCGGCGGGTTGCCTCTGGAACGGCTGCCTTTTATCGTGGTAATTGTGGACGAACTTGGGGATCTGATGATGGTGGCCTCCAAGGACGTGGAATATGCCTTGACGCGCCTGGCCCAGATGGCTCGGGCTGCAGGCATCCATCTGATCATCGCCACCCAGCGCCCGTCTGCTGATGTACTCACCGGCACGATCAAGGCCAATTTCCCAACCCGGTTGTCTTTTCAGACATCGTCAAAGATCGACGGCCGGATCATTATTGACCAGGGTGGACCTGAAAGCCTGCTTGGCAATGGTGACATGCTGTTTTGTCCGCCCGGCACAGGGAAGATCATGCGCATCCAGGGCGCTTTTATTTCTGAAAAAGAGATTGGAAGGATCACCTCCTTTCTTAAAGATCAGCGCCAACCGGATTACAACGAAGAGGTGATCCAGGGCGACGATGACGGCCAGGAAAAAGTATTTGACGAATCCGAATATGATGAAAAATATGACGAGGCTGTGGCATTGGTCACCACCGATCGCCAGGCATCCATCTCCTATGTCCAGCGGCGGTTGCGGGTGGGGTACAACCGGGCGGCCCGGCTCATTGAAATGATGGAACATGAAGGTATTGTCGGCCCCCAGATCGGTTCCAAGCCCCGGGAAATACTTGTGAAAAGCTATGATGAGGAAAAGATTTCGTGA
- a CDS encoding class I SAM-dependent methyltransferase, with protein sequence MTRPLDFEFLKTIKGFMADDEALRLYDLSLVASRIGPVLEIGSYCGRSAAIIGSACKQNNGVLFSIDHHEGSEEQQPGEEYFDADLYDKKTLTINTFPFFRQTLALAGLKDTVVPIVCASKIAGRMWKTPLSMVFIDGGHSFEAAQADFMTWAPHIIPGGFLVIHDIFFNPQEGGQPPRQVYEQAQATGCYDVLDMTKTLGVLRVKK encoded by the coding sequence GTGACCCGGCCCCTTGATTTTGAATTTTTGAAAACCATCAAGGGGTTTATGGCTGACGATGAGGCCCTTCGGTTATATGATCTTTCCCTGGTTGCCTCCAGAATCGGTCCGGTGCTTGAAATCGGCTCCTATTGCGGCAGGTCTGCTGCCATTATCGGATCTGCCTGCAAGCAGAACAACGGTGTATTATTCTCCATCGATCATCATGAAGGGTCAGAAGAACAGCAGCCGGGCGAAGAATATTTTGATGCGGACCTTTACGATAAGAAAACGTTAACGATCAACACCTTTCCGTTTTTTCGCCAGACGCTTGCCCTGGCAGGCTTGAAGGATACTGTGGTACCTATTGTCTGTGCTTCAAAAATTGCAGGGCGCATGTGGAAGACACCGCTTTCCATGGTGTTCATTGACGGCGGACACTCTTTTGAGGCGGCCCAAGCGGATTTTATGACATGGGCTCCCCATATTATTCCGGGCGGCTTTCTGGTTATCCATGATATCTTTTTTAATCCCCAAGAAGGTGGGCAACCTCCGCGTCAGGTGTATGAACAGGCACAGGCCACAGGGTGCTATGATGTGCTTGATATGACTAAAACTTTAGGCGTGCTGAGGGTAAAGAAGTAA
- a CDS encoding ChaN family lipoprotein, whose product MRRLIYFLIGCLLCLFCGCATTSKVIMRDDPLIGTLVKAKTGKPVLFDDLMETLVHSDVIYLSEKHDNPMHHAIQHRVIQALIDRGHAPIIGFEFFSYQDTPLLLNLLDAEKKAHSPKMEKAVEQRIRKKLGWDKQSDTMWGYYWHLIRFAVENDLPAAGLDLSATQKRRITRKGLDDLSPIELQQLFSTKLSNSAYESYMKSVFVSVHCGMDHGRMTERLYGTWMMRNDRMALSVIELFNAVQTKDRDTAGRQTGPVVIIIGAGHTEYGLGVLDRVHHLNPSLTQTNLAMTEIEREPADLVQYLTPLSLEGFEPVPPADFLWFTQRVSYEDPCEKFKSALEKMKKHKKK is encoded by the coding sequence ATGCGACGTCTGATTTATTTTTTAATAGGGTGTTTACTGTGTCTGTTCTGCGGTTGTGCCACAACGTCCAAGGTAATTATGCGCGATGATCCATTAATCGGAACCCTGGTCAAGGCAAAAACCGGCAAGCCCGTCCTCTTTGACGATCTGATGGAAACGCTTGTCCACAGTGACGTCATCTATCTTTCCGAAAAGCATGATAACCCCATGCACCATGCCATCCAGCACCGGGTTATCCAGGCCCTCATTGACCGGGGACATGCGCCGATTATTGGATTTGAGTTTTTTTCATACCAGGATACGCCATTGCTGCTTAACCTTTTGGATGCCGAAAAAAAAGCGCATTCACCCAAAATGGAAAAAGCAGTGGAACAGCGGATCAGAAAAAAACTGGGATGGGACAAACAATCAGACACCATGTGGGGGTATTACTGGCATTTGATAAGGTTTGCGGTGGAAAATGACTTGCCTGCCGCAGGCCTTGATCTGTCCGCAACCCAAAAGCGCCGGATTACCCGCAAAGGGCTTGACGATCTGTCCCCCATTGAACTGCAGCAGTTGTTTTCCACAAAACTTTCAAATTCAGCCTATGAATCATATATGAAATCGGTTTTTGTATCGGTTCATTGCGGCATGGATCATGGCCGGATGACCGAGCGGCTTTATGGTACTTGGATGATGCGCAATGACCGGATGGCCTTATCCGTGATTGAACTATTCAATGCCGTGCAGACAAAAGACCGTGACACGGCAGGAAGACAGACTGGCCCTGTTGTTATTATCATTGGGGCGGGGCATACCGAGTATGGCTTAGGTGTCTTGGACCGGGTACATCACCTAAATCCGAGCCTGACCCAGACCAATCTTGCCATGACAGAAATAGAAAGAGAACCTGCGGACCTGGTACAGTATTTAACTCCACTCTCCCTTGAAGGATTCGAACCGGTGCCCCCTGCAGACTTCTTGTGGTTCACCCAGCGGGTCTCCTACGAGGACCCGTGTGAAAAATTTAAAAGCGCGTTGGAAAAGATGAAAAAACACAAAAAAAAATAA